A window of the Sphingomonas piscis genome harbors these coding sequences:
- a CDS encoding DUF4139 domain-containing protein, whose amino-acid sequence MMRRFAMLMALALSGTASAQPVVTSAGPDKVAVTVYRDPARGTRQFDLGWLQGYALVSETRRVTLPAGESEVRFEGVTAGIVPQSAIVTGLGEAVIEKNRDARLLSPGTLLAANLGQRLLLRRTSKATGQVREQEAVLRATEDGVVLQTAQGFEALRCSGINETLLARDVPLGLSAKPTLSVRVRSPQSVERDVTLSYISNNFDWQANYVGELSSDGRKLSLFAWLTIANGDDTGLADAATQAVAGKLNREYVWVSRGEATPIRLNCWPSGTTGDRGDELQESDEIIVTGRRIQLAVPRAVSAPAPPPPPSPERDVMAEEERLGDVRLYRVPIEVTVAAHSQKQVAFMRQPAVQVESLLRLRPDRGDFDRPIPRLLVTRNERSKGLGLPLPAGSLTLFGTREGRRILIGEGRIDDHTTGEKVEVTVASSTAIWARQRAVPDEEGGGYRLTLTNDLSTAQMAEVELPLGTKAVKVGKLTKRDGWMLWRVRLPANGSRELRYK is encoded by the coding sequence ATGATGCGGCGCTTCGCCATGCTGATGGCGCTTGCATTGTCCGGTACGGCAAGCGCGCAGCCGGTCGTCACCTCCGCCGGGCCGGACAAGGTTGCCGTCACCGTCTACCGCGACCCGGCGCGCGGCACCCGCCAGTTCGACCTTGGCTGGCTACAGGGCTATGCTTTGGTGAGCGAGACCCGGCGAGTCACTCTGCCGGCCGGCGAGAGTGAAGTCCGCTTCGAGGGCGTGACCGCCGGGATCGTTCCGCAGAGCGCGATCGTTACCGGACTTGGCGAGGCCGTGATCGAGAAAAACCGCGATGCGCGTCTGCTTTCTCCCGGCACCTTGCTTGCCGCCAACCTCGGTCAGCGCCTGCTCCTTCGCCGCACGTCCAAGGCCACCGGCCAAGTGCGGGAGCAGGAGGCGGTGTTGCGAGCAACGGAGGACGGTGTCGTGCTTCAAACCGCACAAGGATTTGAGGCGCTTCGTTGCTCAGGCATCAACGAGACTTTGCTGGCCCGCGACGTCCCGCTGGGGTTGTCGGCCAAGCCGACCCTGTCCGTCAGGGTTCGAAGCCCCCAGTCGGTCGAGCGCGACGTTACCTTGTCCTACATCAGCAACAACTTCGACTGGCAGGCCAATTACGTTGGAGAGCTGTCGTCGGACGGTCGCAAGCTCAGCCTGTTCGCCTGGCTGACGATTGCCAACGGCGACGACACCGGCCTTGCCGATGCGGCAACCCAGGCGGTCGCCGGCAAGCTCAACCGGGAATATGTCTGGGTCAGCCGCGGGGAAGCTACGCCGATACGACTGAACTGCTGGCCAAGCGGGACTACCGGCGATCGCGGGGATGAGCTGCAGGAGAGCGACGAGATCATTGTCACCGGCAGGCGGATTCAGCTTGCTGTGCCGAGGGCGGTTTCGGCGCCGGCCCCTCCCCCGCCGCCATCACCCGAGCGCGACGTGATGGCCGAGGAAGAGCGCCTCGGCGACGTTCGCCTCTACCGTGTTCCCATCGAGGTCACCGTTGCGGCCCATTCTCAGAAGCAGGTCGCCTTTATGCGGCAACCGGCGGTGCAGGTGGAAAGCCTTCTCCGGCTTCGTCCCGATCGCGGCGACTTCGATCGCCCCATCCCGCGCCTACTGGTGACCCGCAACGAGAGGAGCAAAGGCCTCGGCCTTCCCCTGCCCGCGGGTAGTCTGACGCTGTTCGGAACGCGGGAGGGTCGGCGGATACTGATCGGCGAGGGCCGAATCGATGATCATACCACCGGCGAGAAGGTCGAAGTCACGGTGGCGAGCAGCACCGCCATCTGGGCGCGTCAGCGCGCTGTGCCGGATGAAGAAGGAGGCGGCTACCGCCTGACGCTCACCAACGACCTTTCGACGGCCCAAATGGCTGAGGTCGAACTGCCGCTCGGCACGAAAGCTGTGAAAGTTGGGAAGCTGACAAAGCGGGACGGTTGGATGCTGTGGCGCGTGCGCTTGCCCGCCAACGGGTCCCGCGAGCTCCGTTACAAATAA
- a CDS encoding acyl-CoA thioesterase — MTEFERVPILRVVPGPGDINANGHIFGGWVLSQMDIAGGIVAARRANGPVATVAIERMEFIQPINLRDLISVFAHVERVGRTSMGVRIEVIAHRDRGKTEIKVTEGLFTFVALDETHRPRAVDPQ; from the coding sequence GTGACCGAATTCGAGCGTGTGCCAATCCTGCGGGTCGTTCCCGGTCCGGGCGACATCAACGCCAACGGCCACATCTTTGGTGGTTGGGTCCTGAGCCAGATGGACATTGCCGGCGGCATCGTCGCTGCACGCCGGGCGAACGGGCCTGTGGCCACGGTTGCGATCGAGCGAATGGAGTTCATTCAGCCGATCAACCTGCGGGACCTTATTTCCGTATTCGCCCATGTTGAGCGGGTCGGGCGCACCTCCATGGGCGTGAGGATCGAAGTGATCGCCCACCGAGATCGCGGAAAGACCGAGATCAAGGTGACGGAAGGCCTGTTCACCTTCGTCGCGTTGGACGAGACTCACCGTCCGCGCGCGGTCGATCCGCAATAG
- a CDS encoding CBS domain-containing protein: MDLAAVLRSKGDDVITIAPDAVVSEAVDRLGERRIGALVVTDNGRVTGIFSERDVIYCLRQSGGQVLDWPVSRVMTAPVITAEPSTPVLSALALMTERRIRHLPVEHGAQLIGIVSIGDLVKHRMEQIESEAQAMRSYIQAV; this comes from the coding sequence ATGGATCTCGCAGCCGTCCTAAGGTCGAAGGGAGATGATGTGATCACCATCGCCCCGGATGCAGTCGTCAGTGAGGCGGTAGACAGGCTCGGCGAACGACGAATCGGCGCGCTCGTGGTGACCGACAACGGCCGCGTAACCGGCATCTTTTCGGAGCGCGACGTCATCTATTGCCTTCGCCAGAGCGGCGGGCAGGTGCTCGATTGGCCGGTATCCCGAGTAATGACGGCGCCGGTGATAACGGCCGAGCCCTCGACGCCGGTTCTTTCCGCTCTTGCCCTGATGACCGAGCGGAGGATCCGCCATCTTCCGGTTGAACACGGCGCCCAACTCATCGGAATTGTGTCGATCGGCGACCTGGTGAAGCACCGGATGGAGCAGATCGAGTCCGAGGCGCAGGCGATGCGCTCATATATCCAAGCCGTCTAG
- a CDS encoding ABC-F family ATP-binding cassette domain-containing protein → MLSISGITVRLGGRTILDRASAAIPPGSSVGLIGRNGAGKSTLMKAIIGQIEPDGGSIDMPKRTRLGYIAQEAPSGTSTPFETVLSADTERAALMAEAESCEDPDRLGHVYERLIAIDAYTAESRAARILLGLGFDEEMQARPLDSYSGGWKMRVALASLLFSGPDLLLLDEPSNHLDLEATLWLENFLKSYPGTLVVISHERDLLNNVVDTILHLEGGKVTLYSGGYDSFERQRAERAAQIAAAQAAQDAQRARLQDYVARNSARASTAKQAQSRAKMLAKMQPIAALAEDPSLSFDFPSPSELRPPLITLDMASVGYGDTPILRRLNLRIDPDDRIALLGRNGNGKTTLARLLAAQLAPMEGEMHATGKMKVGYFTQYQVEELHGDETPLQHMMRAMSGATPGAVRAQLGRFGFSGDKATTLVGKLSGGERARLALALITRDAPHLLILDEPTNHLDVDSREALVQALNGYDGAVIIVSHDRHMVELTADRLVLVDGGAATEFTGSIDDYIDFVLGRGQPSEAKSKGAKQDRKAAAKDREDARALKKAAAEAEAESARLAEQCSALDRAMFDPKSAPPELAELPMSELSRRRAKLAAALEEAEARWLEMSERFEQAA, encoded by the coding sequence ATGCTTTCGATTAGCGGCATCACGGTTCGCCTTGGCGGGCGAACGATCCTCGACCGCGCATCCGCGGCCATCCCGCCGGGCAGCAGTGTCGGGCTGATCGGCCGCAACGGGGCGGGCAAGTCGACGCTGATGAAGGCCATCATCGGCCAGATCGAACCGGACGGCGGTTCGATCGACATGCCTAAGCGAACCCGCCTCGGCTATATCGCGCAGGAAGCGCCGAGCGGCACCAGTACGCCCTTCGAGACGGTTCTTTCAGCGGATACCGAGCGCGCCGCGCTGATGGCGGAGGCAGAAAGCTGCGAAGATCCGGACCGTCTGGGCCATGTCTACGAGCGGCTGATCGCCATCGATGCCTACACGGCCGAGTCCCGCGCCGCGCGCATCCTCCTCGGCCTCGGCTTTGACGAGGAAATGCAGGCCCGGCCGCTCGACAGCTATTCCGGCGGCTGGAAGATGCGCGTTGCGCTCGCCAGCCTCTTATTCTCCGGTCCCGACCTCCTGCTGCTCGACGAGCCTTCCAACCACCTCGACCTCGAAGCGACGCTGTGGCTCGAGAATTTTCTGAAGAGCTATCCTGGCACACTGGTGGTGATCAGCCACGAGCGCGACCTGCTCAACAATGTCGTCGACACGATCCTCCACCTCGAGGGCGGCAAGGTGACGCTGTACAGCGGCGGCTACGACAGCTTTGAGCGGCAACGGGCCGAGCGGGCCGCTCAGATCGCGGCGGCGCAGGCTGCGCAGGATGCCCAGCGTGCCCGGCTTCAGGATTATGTCGCCCGCAACAGCGCCCGCGCTTCGACCGCCAAGCAGGCGCAGTCCCGCGCCAAGATGCTGGCCAAGATGCAGCCGATCGCGGCGCTTGCGGAGGATCCGAGCCTCAGCTTCGATTTCCCAAGCCCGTCCGAGCTACGCCCGCCGCTGATCACGCTCGATATGGCGTCCGTCGGTTACGGCGACACACCGATCCTGCGCCGCCTCAACCTGCGCATCGATCCCGACGACCGCATCGCTTTGCTCGGCCGCAACGGCAACGGCAAGACGACGCTTGCCCGCCTGCTTGCCGCCCAGCTCGCCCCCATGGAGGGGGAAATGCACGCAACCGGCAAGATGAAGGTCGGCTATTTCACCCAGTACCAGGTGGAGGAACTGCACGGCGACGAAACACCGCTGCAGCACATGATGCGTGCAATGAGCGGCGCGACGCCCGGCGCCGTGCGGGCGCAACTCGGCCGCTTCGGCTTTTCCGGCGACAAGGCGACAACCTTGGTCGGCAAGCTGTCGGGCGGCGAGCGCGCCCGGCTGGCGCTGGCGCTGATCACCCGCGACGCGCCCCACCTCCTGATCCTTGACGAACCGACCAATCACCTCGACGTCGACAGCCGCGAGGCGCTGGTTCAGGCGCTCAACGGCTATGACGGTGCGGTGATCATCGTCAGCCACGACCGCCACATGGTCGAGCTGACCGCCGACCGGCTGGTGCTGGTGGACGGCGGCGCTGCCACCGAATTCACCGGCAGCATCGACGATTACATCGACTTCGTCCTCGGCCGGGGCCAGCCGTCGGAAGCCAAATCGAAGGGGGCCAAGCAGGATCGCAAGGCTGCCGCCAAGGATCGCGAGGACGCCCGCGCCCTCAAGAAGGCCGCTGCCGAAGCCGAAGCGGAAAGCGCTCGGCTGGCGGAGCAATGCTCGGCACTGGACCGAGCAATGTTCGACCCCAAGTCGGCGCCGCCGGAACTCGCCGAACTGCCGATGAGCGAGCTCAGCCGCCGCCGCGCCAAGCTCGCGGCGGCGCTGGAAGAGGCCGAGGCGCGCTGGCTGGAGATGAGCGAGCGCTTCGAACAAGCGGCCTGA
- a CDS encoding ATP-dependent DNA ligase, whose protein sequence is MSDDVPAPMEALLAAELPDGEGWQFEPKWDGFRCLARRQGHEVTLTSKSGKPLARYFPEVIAMLAALKDDDFLLDGELIIPVGDALSFDALQLRLHPAESRIRKLSQQTPAELMLFDLLLLDGESFTDEPLSKRRNALEQFHKRNPAKSLHLSPLTHDRQTAVGWLQRSGGALDGVIAKRTDQDYRSGERAMVKVKQIRTADCVVGGFRYAEKKREVGSLLLGLYDDEGLLHHIGFTSALKAEDRPELTAKLEKLIQAPGFTGDAPGGPSRWANARSAEWQPLSPELVVEVKYDQVTGRRFRHGTGFVRWRPDKAPRQCTFDQLAPELRPSELKELFG, encoded by the coding sequence ATGTCGGATGACGTCCCCGCACCGATGGAAGCCCTACTCGCCGCCGAACTGCCGGATGGCGAAGGCTGGCAGTTCGAACCGAAATGGGACGGCTTCCGATGCCTCGCGCGCCGGCAAGGCCATGAGGTGACCCTCACCTCGAAGTCCGGCAAGCCGCTCGCCCGCTACTTTCCTGAAGTCATTGCGATGCTTGCGGCTCTAAAGGACGACGACTTCCTCCTCGACGGCGAACTGATCATCCCCGTTGGCGACGCCCTGTCCTTCGACGCGCTTCAACTCCGCCTCCATCCAGCCGAAAGCCGCATCCGCAAATTGTCGCAGCAGACGCCCGCCGAGCTGATGTTGTTCGATCTTCTGTTGCTGGATGGCGAATCGTTTACGGACGAACCCCTTTCCAAACGGCGCAATGCGCTGGAGCAGTTCCACAAGCGCAATCCTGCAAAGTCGCTGCACCTGTCGCCGCTCACCCACGATCGCCAAACCGCGGTCGGATGGCTTCAACGCAGCGGCGGTGCGCTCGACGGCGTCATCGCCAAGCGCACCGATCAGGACTATCGCTCGGGTGAGCGGGCGATGGTCAAGGTCAAGCAGATCCGCACTGCCGACTGCGTAGTCGGCGGCTTCCGCTACGCCGAGAAGAAGCGAGAGGTGGGGTCGCTCCTGCTCGGCCTCTACGACGACGAAGGATTGCTCCACCATATCGGCTTTACCTCCGCGCTCAAGGCGGAGGACCGTCCCGAACTTACCGCCAAGCTGGAGAAGCTGATCCAGGCACCCGGTTTCACCGGCGACGCACCCGGCGGGCCAAGCCGCTGGGCCAACGCCCGCTCGGCCGAATGGCAGCCGCTCAGCCCCGAGCTGGTGGTGGAGGTGAAGTACGACCAGGTCACTGGCCGCCGCTTTCGCCACGGCACCGGCTTCGTCCGCTGGCGCCCCGACAAGGCGCCGCGGCAATGCACCTTCGACCAGCTCGCCCCCGAACTGCGGCCGTCCGAGCTGAAGGAGCTGTTCGGGTGA
- a CDS encoding alpha-ketoglutarate-dependent dioxygenase AlkB, producing the protein MTATGDLFDEPLLAGLQYQADLLTQDEHDALIAQMSAIDLPPFMFQGWEGKRRTQSFGWRYDFNDASFMRADPFPDWLVAVRDKAAAFAGLSSDAFIHALLARYDPGAGIGWHRDRPVFEQVVGISLGSPATLRFRQRTSTGFKRASLHVAPRSSYLLSGPARHEWEHSIVPGELQRFSITFRTMSALGRRKAEAQRIS; encoded by the coding sequence GTGACGGCCACGGGCGACCTGTTTGACGAGCCCCTGCTTGCGGGCCTCCAGTACCAAGCCGACCTGCTTACCCAAGACGAGCATGACGCGCTGATCGCGCAAATGTCCGCAATCGACCTGCCGCCCTTCATGTTCCAAGGTTGGGAGGGCAAGCGCCGAACTCAAAGCTTCGGCTGGCGATACGATTTCAACGACGCCAGCTTCATGCGCGCCGACCCGTTCCCCGATTGGCTTGTCGCGGTGCGCGACAAGGCGGCGGCGTTCGCAGGCCTGTCATCCGACGCCTTCATTCATGCTTTGCTCGCCCGCTACGATCCCGGCGCCGGCATCGGCTGGCACCGCGACCGGCCGGTGTTCGAGCAAGTGGTCGGTATTTCGCTTGGTTCGCCGGCGACGCTGCGCTTCCGTCAGCGCACCTCGACTGGGTTCAAGCGCGCGAGCCTGCACGTGGCCCCGCGCTCCTCCTACCTCCTCTCCGGCCCTGCGCGCCATGAATGGGAGCACAGCATCGTGCCCGGCGAGCTTCAGCGTTTCTCCATCACGTTCCGGACCATGTCGGCGCTCGGCCGCCGCAAGGCTGAGGCTCAGCGCATTTCGTAA
- a CDS encoding arginase family protein codes for MGGWPNLADLLTSGDAPVALLGAPLAAGSVTNGRCDLAPAMLRRTLARIGLYDVETRRSLSTRVADRGDIALEGLTIEQATAPIREAAAASVEAHGLTLLIGGNNAVTRPGVLAVGGDLSTVGLITLDAHFDMRDLDAGLSNGNPVRALITDGLPGANVVQIGLAPFANSEAMHRDAIDAGNCVVTIGDVRRAGIEHAVARALDHVAHCDALVIDCDIDVIDRAQFPGAPGARAGGMAVDDFFWAVRKLASGPRVRVMDLVEWDPSLDAGDLSALTAARWFAECLAGYEMR; via the coding sequence ATGGGCGGTTGGCCGAACCTTGCGGACTTGCTGACGAGTGGTGACGCACCCGTGGCACTGCTCGGTGCGCCTCTGGCCGCCGGGTCGGTGACGAATGGGCGATGCGATCTGGCGCCAGCAATGCTTCGGCGGACGCTTGCGCGGATCGGGCTGTACGATGTCGAGACCAGGCGGTCGCTGAGCACGCGGGTCGCCGACCGCGGTGACATTGCGCTTGAGGGGCTTACGATTGAGCAGGCGACGGCGCCGATCCGCGAGGCGGCAGCGGCGTCAGTCGAGGCGCATGGGCTGACCCTGTTGATCGGCGGCAACAATGCCGTGACCCGGCCAGGGGTGCTGGCGGTCGGCGGCGACCTGTCGACGGTGGGACTGATCACGCTGGACGCCCACTTCGACATGCGCGACTTGGATGCGGGCCTCAGCAACGGCAATCCGGTGCGGGCGCTGATCACGGATGGATTGCCGGGCGCGAACGTCGTCCAAATTGGACTGGCGCCATTCGCGAACAGCGAAGCGATGCACCGCGACGCGATCGATGCAGGTAATTGTGTTGTGACGATCGGCGACGTGCGGCGGGCCGGGATCGAACATGCGGTCGCCCGAGCCCTCGACCATGTCGCCCATTGCGACGCACTTGTGATCGACTGCGACATCGACGTGATCGATCGGGCGCAGTTTCCAGGCGCACCGGGCGCACGCGCCGGCGGAATGGCGGTCGACGACTTCTTCTGGGCAGTCCGCAAGCTGGCGTCCGGCCCGCGCGTGCGGGTGATGGACCTGGTGGAATGGGACCCGTCGCTGGATGCCGGCGACCTCAGCGCGCTTACGGCGGCGCGCTGGTTTGCGGAGTGCCTCGCGGGTTACGAAATGCGCTGA
- the hutI gene encoding imidazolonepropionase: MWDRLLTDCHVATLEPVGDGPLGIITNAAIGIQDGRIVRVGRRAELAGYRAQEVVPLGGAWVTPGLIDCHTHLVFGGTRADEHAMRRAGASYEEIARAGGGIASTVERTRASSATELLESARRRLRALMAGGCTTVEVKSGYGLDTRAELRLLNVAKALGSSEPVRIVGTLLALHAMPRGKDRTAFVDEAIDEMLPAVAKAGLATSVDAFCEGIGFLPHEVERLFDAAQNHGLEVRLHAEQLSNRGGAKLAARYHALSCDHLEHVDEDGIAAMAEAGTVAVLLPGAFYALQETRKPPIDLLRAYGVPIAVATDCNPGTSPLLSPTLAMNMACTLFGLSPEEAIAGMTINAARALGLERQIGSLAPGKDADLCVWRVESLAELGYWIGLPGPERRVVGGLDA; the protein is encoded by the coding sequence ATGTGGGATCGCCTGCTTACCGACTGTCACGTCGCCACGCTGGAGCCCGTCGGCGACGGCCCGCTCGGGATCATCACCAACGCTGCGATCGGCATCCAGGACGGGCGCATCGTCCGCGTCGGGCGGCGCGCCGAGCTGGCCGGCTACCGCGCGCAGGAGGTAGTGCCGCTGGGCGGCGCCTGGGTCACGCCAGGCCTGATCGACTGTCACACCCATCTCGTCTTCGGCGGCACCCGTGCCGACGAACATGCCATGCGCCGCGCCGGTGCGAGCTACGAAGAAATCGCGCGCGCCGGTGGCGGCATCGCTTCGACGGTCGAGCGCACACGCGCATCGTCCGCGACCGAACTGCTTGAGTCCGCGCGCCGGCGCCTACGCGCCCTGATGGCGGGCGGCTGCACCACGGTGGAGGTCAAGTCCGGCTACGGCCTCGACACCCGTGCCGAGCTTCGCCTGCTCAATGTCGCCAAGGCACTTGGGAGCAGCGAACCGGTTCGCATCGTCGGCACCCTGCTCGCCCTTCATGCCATGCCGCGCGGTAAGGACCGCACGGCCTTCGTCGACGAAGCAATCGACGAGATGCTGCCCGCCGTGGCCAAAGCCGGGCTCGCCACCAGCGTCGACGCATTCTGCGAAGGCATCGGCTTTCTTCCGCACGAGGTCGAGCGCCTGTTCGATGCCGCCCAAAACCACGGGCTGGAAGTTCGCCTTCACGCCGAACAGCTCAGCAACCGGGGCGGCGCCAAGCTGGCCGCCCGCTACCATGCGCTATCGTGCGATCACCTCGAACATGTGGACGAGGATGGCATCGCGGCGATGGCTGAAGCGGGCACGGTTGCCGTGCTCCTCCCCGGCGCCTTCTACGCGCTCCAGGAAACCCGCAAGCCGCCAATCGACCTGCTCCGCGCCTATGGCGTGCCGATCGCGGTCGCGACCGACTGCAATCCCGGCACTTCGCCTTTGCTGTCGCCGACCCTGGCAATGAACATGGCTTGCACCCTCTTCGGCCTGTCGCCGGAGGAAGCCATCGCAGGCATGACGATCAACGCCGCTCGCGCGCTCGGGCTGGAGCGGCAGATCGGCAGTCTCGCGCCGGGCAAGGATGCGGACCTTTGCGTCTGGCGGGTCGAGAGCCTGGCCGAGCTCGGCTATTGGATCGGCTTGCCCGGGCCGGAACGGCGTGTGGTCGGAGGACTGGATGCCTAG
- a CDS encoding Pr6Pr family membrane protein, producing the protein MPRYFAAVVAITCWMGVSIQFAASYANIGDVTGTLWVILRFFTIITNLLVAIAMTLVAVGRPLGPVVLGGLTMALALVGIVFAVLLEGLKPLGGAAAVADFLNHKASPVLMTLWWLFFAPRARLAWSAPLIWAAYPIAYFAYALARGQADGKYPYPFIDVAKLGWSQTLLNAGGIALAFLIVGTLVVAFERWRHGGKLKRR; encoded by the coding sequence ATGCCTAGGTATTTCGCAGCGGTCGTCGCCATCACCTGCTGGATGGGCGTGTCGATCCAGTTCGCGGCGAGCTACGCCAACATCGGCGACGTCACCGGTACCCTGTGGGTGATCCTGCGCTTCTTCACCATCATCACCAACCTGCTTGTCGCTATCGCGATGACCTTGGTGGCGGTCGGCCGCCCGCTTGGACCGGTGGTGCTTGGCGGCCTCACCATGGCGCTGGCGCTGGTCGGGATCGTGTTCGCCGTCCTTCTGGAAGGATTGAAGCCGCTGGGTGGCGCGGCGGCGGTCGCCGACTTCCTCAACCATAAGGCCTCGCCTGTGCTGATGACCCTGTGGTGGCTGTTCTTCGCCCCGCGCGCCCGCCTCGCCTGGAGCGCACCCTTGATCTGGGCAGCCTACCCGATCGCCTATTTCGCCTATGCGCTGGCCCGGGGGCAGGCGGACGGCAAATATCCATATCCCTTCATTGATGTCGCCAAGCTCGGCTGGAGCCAGACGTTGCTCAATGCCGGTGGCATTGCCCTGGCCTTTCTGATCGTCGGCACGCTTGTGGTCGCGTTCGAACGCTGGCGTCATGGCGGCAAATTGAAGAGGCGCTGA
- the hutU gene encoding urocanate hydratase, with amino-acid sequence MTDRRDNSRHIRARRGSGIVAKHWTTEAAVRMLMNNLDEEVAEDPQSLVVYGGIGRAARNWECFDKIVETLERLEQDQTLLVQSGKPVGVFRTHPDAPRVLIANSNIVPRWATWETFNQLDRAGLMMYGQMTAGSWIYIGTQGIVQGTYETFAEMGRQHFGGDLSGKWILTAGLGGMGGAQPLAAVMAGAHCIAIEVQESRIQKRLETRYLDRRADSIDEALEIIQSATEPTSVGLLGNAAELVPEMLARGIRPDALTDQTSAHDPANGYCPAGWSVTKWQDMRERDPAAVAYAARISIARHVEAMLSFKDLGIPVFDYGNNIRQEAKDTGVSHAFDFPGFVPAYVRPLFCRGIGPFRWVALSGDPEDIYRTDQRVKELIPDDPHLHRWLDMARERIAFQGLPARICWVGLGQRHRLGLAFNEMVRNGEVSAPIVIGRDHLDSGSVASPNRETEAMQDGSDAVSDWPLLNALLNTASGATWVSLHHGGGVGMGYSQHAGMVIVADGTDDAARRLERVLWNDPATGVMRHADAGYEAAVACAREQGLDLPMLG; translated from the coding sequence ATGACCGACCGCCGCGACAATAGCCGCCACATTCGCGCCCGCCGGGGCAGCGGAATCGTGGCGAAGCACTGGACCACCGAAGCCGCCGTGCGGATGCTGATGAACAATCTCGACGAGGAGGTCGCGGAGGATCCGCAGAGCCTGGTCGTCTACGGCGGCATCGGCCGCGCCGCGCGCAATTGGGAATGCTTCGACAAGATCGTTGAGACCCTCGAGCGGCTGGAACAGGACCAGACCCTTCTGGTGCAGTCGGGCAAGCCGGTCGGTGTCTTCCGCACCCACCCCGACGCGCCCCGCGTGTTGATCGCCAACTCCAACATCGTTCCCAGGTGGGCGACGTGGGAGACGTTCAACCAGCTCGATCGCGCCGGGCTGATGATGTACGGACAGATGACCGCGGGCAGCTGGATTTACATCGGCACGCAGGGCATCGTCCAAGGCACGTACGAGACCTTCGCCGAGATGGGACGTCAGCATTTCGGCGGCGATCTCAGCGGCAAATGGATCCTCACCGCCGGCCTTGGCGGAATGGGCGGTGCGCAGCCCCTCGCGGCAGTGATGGCCGGCGCCCACTGCATCGCCATCGAGGTGCAGGAAAGCCGCATCCAGAAACGGCTGGAGACTCGCTACCTCGACCGCCGCGCCGACAGCATCGACGAGGCGCTGGAGATCATCCAGTCGGCCACCGAGCCGACCAGCGTCGGCCTGCTCGGCAATGCCGCCGAGCTGGTGCCGGAAATGCTCGCGCGCGGCATCCGCCCCGACGCGCTGACCGATCAGACCAGCGCCCATGATCCCGCCAACGGCTACTGCCCCGCCGGTTGGAGCGTCACGAAGTGGCAGGACATGCGCGAACGCGACCCCGCTGCGGTCGCTTATGCCGCGCGCATCTCCATCGCCCGCCATGTCGAGGCGATGCTGTCGTTCAAGGATCTCGGCATCCCGGTCTTCGATTACGGCAACAATATCCGGCAGGAAGCGAAGGACACCGGCGTTTCCCATGCTTTCGACTTCCCCGGCTTCGTTCCCGCCTACGTTCGCCCGCTCTTCTGCCGCGGCATCGGCCCGTTCCGATGGGTGGCGCTGAGCGGCGATCCGGAGGACATCTACCGCACCGACCAGCGCGTCAAAGAGCTGATACCCGACGACCCGCACCTCCACCGCTGGCTCGACATGGCTCGGGAACGGATCGCCTTTCAGGGCCTTCCGGCGCGCATCTGCTGGGTGGGTCTTGGCCAGCGGCACCGCCTCGGCCTCGCCTTCAACGAAATGGTCCGCAATGGCGAGGTCAGCGCCCCGATCGTCATCGGCCGCGACCATCTCGACAGCGGCAGCGTCGCCTCGCCCAACCGTGAAACCGAAGCGATGCAGGACGGCAGTGATGCCGTCAGCGATTGGCCCCTGCTCAACGCCCTCCTCAACACCGCGTCGGGCGCCACTTGGGTCTCTCTTCACCATGGCGGCGGTGTCGGCATGGGCTATTCGCAGCACGCCGGGATGGTGATCGTCGCCGACGGCACCGACGATGCCGCCCGCCGACTTGAGCGCGTGCTCTGGAACGACCCCGCCACCGGCGTCATGCGCCATGCCGACGCCGGGTATGAGGCGGCGGTCGCCTGTGCTCGCGAGCAGGGCCTTGACCTGCCAATGCTCGGGTGA